The Rhododendron vialii isolate Sample 1 chromosome 1a, ASM3025357v1 region TTCTGAATTAATAgtaattccttttcttttgatgtAGCTAGATGATTCCTGGTATTTGAGCAATCCTAATTCCAATTTGGCTCGACATAATTCTaaccctctccctctccctctccctcacatttGTTAACCAAGACCGTGAAGGAAACACTACTACTGATCACGCATTGTGATACTATCAAATTGACCCACTTAGGGCCAAACCCCCATTACTTGAAGGATTTTCCACCAAAAGCTCCCAACTAATCCTATCATAATAAGCTTTATTCATATCATCAAGTTTTAAAGCAAATAGACTGACTATTAATTCCTCCCCTTCTGCGACAATTGAACTCTCAACAGTCTCGTGTGCTTAGAAGATTTTTCCAAAGATTAGTCTATGTGgggccgatcaaaaaataaataaaaaaatattagtcTATGTGGGACAAAATTAAGCAATTTTATAGGGGGGAGATGAGATCTTGCTGTGAGTCACGCATTCTTTTGGCCAATACTTTCTGAGATGAGATTTTGTAAATGACGTCACGAAAGACTAATGGGACGAAAATTGTCAACAGTTTGAGAGTGAGAGATACTGGGTATGAGGGTGATaaaagttttgttattttgctgCATTCATCTACAAAACAATctgatgaaaaaaaatagagtacaaAACAAGCGACAAAATAGCCATTATCAACAACACAAAACCTCATCTCCAAGCTTCAAACACAAGTTCAAACACAAGCAATATATACCTCAGGGGTTCCTGAAAATCTAGAGCAACATTGTCATGTGAACAACTTTCAGCATTAACCAGGACACTTGGCTCAACAATTCGATCTATACCTGCACTTTCTATACCTGTCCCTAAAGTGCAGTGAGGTTATGAATTCAATCCCTATTGAGAATACGTTGACGTAATTGATAAATTCTTCTACCATATATACTGAAAAAAACCTGCCTCCATTGTTGCACTCAGGAAGCACTTGAAAAGGACAAGTGCCCATAACAGTCATCCCAAAACTTCGAACTACATACACAAGAAAGCACCAAGAGATGTTttcaatgttctttttttttttttgataagcataaATTTCATATTAATCTCCGAATtcgaaaattacaaagattaaaagaacaaggtcaaatgaaaatgaaaatgaaaatgaaaattaattaattttgagatgtTTTCAGTGTAAGCACCAAGAGATGTTTTCAGTGCAAAAAACACTGCATGCATGTTTCCCTCCATACACAAATTCTTGTCTTGCTAAGAGGATTAATGCACTTTGTTGTACGGAGTAAAAACACGGTGATTTAAGGGGGGAGACATGCCAATTCTAGATGCAAGAACAGTTGGTAGTGACAATCGGCAATTGTTTCTTTGTGCCAACTGCCAAACCTAGGTGACTTGAGGAAGACACTTCTTTGTTCATTGCTAAAAGATAAGTACATACAATGTCAAAACAGTGATCACTTAAGCTGCTTTGCTCATTACAAAATGCCAAATTTATTACAAGTAGCAAATCAAATGAGAAAAGACGACCTTCAAAATTGATACAAGAAAAAGAACCAAGAAAAGTAACATACCTACAATAACACCCagaaaaaagtcaaaaatataACTCCTGAGAATGCACATCCATGTAAATACATCACCTTTCACTTTCAAGTTATTGCTGGTCCAAGGACTAAAGTcgtgtttggatcttggatcAGCAGAAGGAAAAATTCCTCCATGAATCCAAGATCGAAACACAGCCTAAAGAACCTCTTCATCCACCTCAGAAGTTCAGTTGGAATGGAGAGTGCAGTAGCATGGTTAAGGGCTATATACCAAGAAAACCAAAGTTTTGTACAGCCTCCACCCCAGTTAAGGGACTCACCCTTAAAATGCTGAATTATGCCTTTCTTGCTTCTTCTGCCACCACCTTGGAACGATTCACCAACTCACGAAATAATCTTGAGAAGTTCCGCTTCTCATCTCTTTCTATCAATCAGAATTACGGACCCCATGTCATTCCAACATACCATGAAGTTAGAAAAATCTCCTCCTGAAGTTCCTGGTGGTTGCTTGATACGAGCGCATCATCAGTCCAACACCGATTCCAACGCCAAGGCACATTCCAAGGCCAATCCCAACACCAACCCTTACACCGGCATTAAACCATGAGAGTTGGCCATCTTCTCCGGCATACACATCTTCTGGATAGTAGCTGCTTCCAATTTTCCCATCCAGCTCATAGTCATCAACTTCTGCTTCAGTGATCTGCAGATGACCCAAAGCAattgaaacaacaaaaagaaataagCAAGCAACTCTAGATGAGTTCCACTACAAACTGCAAACACAGATCAGGACATTCAAAAGAGAACTCCTAGAATACAATAATATAGAGGAAGAAAACTAATATGGGACATAGAATATCTCATTAGTACGAGTAACCCATAATTTCATGTTCCTAAGTTAAATGACAGGTTCAGAGAGCTTAGGAAGGTTTATCTACCAGCGCAATAACTGGAAGAGGAAATGATAGGACATTAAATAATTACATGATGCCAATGCACCCTGAATCCTACAGAAGCGTAGATAAGACAAATACTCTATATAACCACAAAATGTAACTAAAAGAAATACTCTATGTTACATGGGTTGATTGAAATAGTATGAACTATGAAGTTCCTGTGTCACATGCTCAATACTTGGGTTAGGGCATTGATGTGCCCGATATTTTCTGTTGGACACTGACCTACGAAGGTATTTAGTTTTTAACTTCCTGGCATATTCTACATTATCTCAGTATATTTGACATGAGAATTAGTTGACTGATGTATCCACAGCGTAGCGGATAATCAACCAGATATATCATTCACCCTATGTAAGTGGGCCATCACAAAtatattttcttctcttcataTTCTTCCACCGATAAGCCCATTGTCATGGCAGTGAATGAAGTCAAGACTCCACATCATAAATTCATAACCAACAGGCACAATGAACACCAAACACACGATAGGGCTTTCTTTAAGCAGACTTCCTCTTTACATTAATCCATGCAACAAGAGTAGAGTGCTTTTAATTTCACAGGCGCTcagaaacaacaaacaaaattgaTGGGCCACATTTAATTTATCAGCAAACAAAAACTTAGAAGGTGGCCAGGCTGCAATTTCAAGGTGTAAGTAAATTCAAGGGGATAATGAGCAAGATGCTCAGGGCTAAACAATAGAGCTAGTTTTTTGCTCATTGGTTTTTTTATCCTTCATTAATTGGACTTGCGGGCTAGGTTTAGGTTTTGTAGCCACATGCTCAGCGGTTCAGAACCCTTTTGAACTGGAAGTCACAAGCTGGCAATTTTGTCATGGGCTATCTTTAGGTTTATAAGAGTGCCTTTTAAACTGGGATTCGGATTCTCTTTAGCACCTGCTCAAGTCAGTACCACCATGTGTCCCACTTTTTAAATTGTCTGTTGATTTGCTCCACATAATAAGTCTTTATTTGAGCAAGCAatgatcaaagagagagagagagagagagagtacatgtGGGTATATTTAGGAGAGATATAGGGAAGTAAACATCCCCATTCTCAATTTGAAAATTAGTCAATCAAATAATCCCTGCATCATTCCTTCCTAGAGAGAAGATGAACAGAAGCCACTTTCCACCACCGCCACGAAAACCCCCACTAGCTTTTGGGAGGCATATATCAGTGGTCTTGCTTCCATCGGCTATATTGTGTGACTTATTTGCCAAAGTCTTCACCGCCGCCGCCTTTGCCGCCGCCACTCCTCGAGTTCGTCCCACTCGGACAAAAGGGGTACTTGAGCCGGTTCAGGCTCCGCCATCAAAACAGCCCCCTCTACTTTGCCTGGTCGAAGAGCACAACAACAAGGCTCATGTGGTGATTGAGATGACTCAAattctttcaaatcaaaatgGTAACTTCTTTCTCTGATTCCCTGTAATTCCTTTTTCAGAACTTCTAATTTCAATCCCTAGTTTGATTGCGAATTTCACTATGTTGAATTTACAGAGTATATgcctctcttttgtttttgatcGAAGAACTGAAAATTTTAGAGTTGCAGTTTTTTTCCCCGTAAAAAATGGGGAATTTTCGAATCATTTCACAATTGCCTTAACATATCTTATAGCTTGGAGGAGAGTAATACGAACATACAAATCTCATTAGATGAATCTCACCGATGTGAGAGAAATTTGCAGTCAAATTCTCGTTTACCACATTTGACCCTAATTGGAAAATTAATCTTTCATGAAACTTTCCAGATCTTATTACTCTTCTTCAAGCTATAAGATAAGTAAATCTAAGGCAATTCTGAAATGTTTAGAAAATCCACCATTTTTTACGGAAAAAAACACTGCAGCTCTGAAATTTTCAGTTcttcgttcaaaaaaaaacagaggcaTATACTCTCACTAAATTAAATTTTATGCACAAAAGTTAATTCAACCAAAAAGATAGTGAAATTCGCAATTAAACTAGGGATTGAAATTAGGAGTCCTCAAAAAGTAATTACAGGaaattagagagggagagagaaaaaagttaccattttaatttgaaagaaTTTGAGTCATTTCAATCACCACATGTACCTTGTCGTTGAAATTGTTGAGCGCCTTGACCAGGCAGAGTAGAGGGGCTGTTTTGATGGCAGAGCCTGAACCGGCCCAAGTACCTCTTCGTCCGAGTGGGACGAACTCGAGGAGTGGCGGCGGTAGCGAAGACTTGCGGTAAATAAGCCACAAGATATAACCGATGGAAGCAAGCCCACTGATAAAGGGCATGTAAAACCAAATTTGATCATGAACCcttaagttcttcaagaaataCTAGAAAATCAAATTCAGCTACCAGCTTTTACACCACCTTCAGAAGTAGCAGTTTTCTGTTGAAGGAACCCTTTAGTtcaagacaagaaaaaaaaaaagtctctacAATTATTATAAATGTCAAAACCCAAAACTCGTCAATCACATTCAAATTGCACTCGTCGTTGTTTTCGGAGTAGAGGAAAGGTGATAGAACTGTTGTGACTGGTGACTTATCACCAAAAAGTGAAAGCATGCAAAACACGGGTAGTTGCAGTCTGAGATCAAGTTGCATAAAAGCTTAATAAGTTCCTTTCAAACACAGCCAACGGCCCAACCTCTATAAAGATGAAGGAAAATATAGGAGCATACCCACCTTGCCTTGCCTAACCAAAAGTTTAACACTACATAACAAGAAATAGTTTTGgtggagaaatgacaatttagTACTACGTAATTTAAGACTGGAATAATACCACTACCAACAGAGAAATCATAAAAGAAACCAAATTCAGGACAACTAAGTCTTTCCTTAAAGCCAAGAAAAGGGAGTTTGGATATCAGATTCGAAGGAAAAAGACAGATTCCAAGGAAAAGACGATGGGGATCAACTGTTCTTCAAGCAActatacaattctttcaaaactCCCCACCCCGTATACTTTACCAGATAATTAAGTGTGTGCATTCTACCCTATGCCTATCTACATTGGGGTTCTTCAAGTTACTAATTCTCAATGAGCTAACACACCCTGCTTCCATTAATCAACTGCTTTTGAAGTCTATCACCGACCATAATTAGCTTTTCGTTTCCTGGTCGAAGTCCTGCAGTCTCCTATTTCACATAACAATTTCTTTAGGAATTCATGGAGAACAGTACACAAGACACAGGATGATCAAATCATAATACGGTCATCCCAAATAACCTTCTGCGAATAGAATAACTACAAGAACAACCAAAAGGAGAAAATCCTACTTCACTAAGATGCAATTCTGTGAAACTGCCCCGCTACTTGTAACCATCCTACAAAGGAACTGTCTCACACAGAAAGCCGTCAAGTACTGCATCAGCTACTACTATTACGCACGATATTCTCTTGACGAACATACTCCGTTATTATTTCAAATGCCAAGTGTAGTTTTCCATGAAAAAAGAAATCTTTAATCACCACAAAATTTTCTAATTTCCATACTACGAATTCGACTCAGAAATGTATTTCCAAACAATTCTCTTCACTCATAGCCATTTAATTTTGAGTTCGTGGTAGAGCTCCCAAACTCAATATTAAACCCCCATGTAAACTACAAAGCATGAATTTGAGCTATTCTCATTGATTAATAACATCAAATCAGTTCCTTTAAAGTTCATAGTCATCCAAATGAAcccttaggctccgttcaaTTGCTGGGACTCGGGAATGTTGTATAGGAAATTGAATCCCAAGAACagtgaagtgaggtgaagtaaactaaaatgaaatttattttcctgtgGGCTTTCCTGACAAGAAATCTTGCAGAAAAACTAAAATGCCTAGCTTCCGGCAAAACCAGAAAGTGTTTCCTAGCCAAAAGTTGAAAGTGTGGGTCCGACAACTTTCTCGGTAAGGTTGATTATCTCATCCTTTCGCATCTTTTCAATTATCTCATCCTTTCCTATCATTTCCGTGCAATTTGATCGGGGCCTTAGCACACCATACACTAACCATAGCATatgaaattggcaaaaaattcaTTGACACTCAAAACAATACCTGCACTTTCCGCTGCCGCATCAACCCATCACTACTCCCCTTCTGCTCCTTCTCCACCTCATCATCCTCCGGAATCGCATCAAGCGTCGTCCCGTTCCTCCCGGGCTTCCTCCTCGGACTAACCTGAATCGTCTTCGTCAAGATAACCGGCATGCCCGAACAACACCCCGCAACGTAAACCTCAAACGAGGGGCCCGACGATCCCCCGAACGACGACAACCTCGGCCGGAAGAAAGCCGATCCGCCGCCCGCAACCGCGGCGGCCATGTAACAGTCCATGCTCCACCCGCTCCTGGAATCGTTCGCCACGCACCCGTTGCTCCAGGCGGCCTCCATTCTCTCTATCGACCCGCACAGCACCATGTCCTCCTCCTCGTACACCTCGAACTCCACCGCCCCCGTGACCTTGACGCTGTCGGTGCTCACGTAGGTGACTTCCGAAGACAGGCTGTCAATCCGATCGCGGCGGAGGGTAAGCGACGCCGTTTCCGAGGCCGGCACGCGGGTGCCGTTGATTTCCAGCGACACGCCGATCTCGCGGCGGAGGTGGCGAAGGGTGAGGTGGTTTGGGACCGATTCGACCGCGGCGCAGGGCGCTATTCGGACGTAGAACAGCCGGATCTCGAACCAACCCGACGGGTGCAGCGGATTGGGCCCGTTGACGAGCCGGTATATTTTGAGGTTCGGCTTCTTAATATTATACATCGTTATCGATGAATCCTCTGTGTCTTGGTTATCCATCGAAATCACGAAGCTGGGTCCCCCTGATTGGAATTAGAGCCAGAAGGATCTGGAAAGTTCGATCTTCGGATGGGAATAAGCCGAAGAAGCCATGGGATTGAAGGATTCAACGAAACTTAGGGTTTAGAGGGAGGAAGGGaggaagctagggttttgtttggagATTGGGAGACGGTGGAAACCGAGTAAATGGAAACGTGGGGTTGACGACGGAGTCAAATTTAGGGAAGGGTGGCGAGAAGTATGGGATgcaggagaggagaggagaggtaATTCAGCGCATACGAGGAACTGTCACGTGTTTGTTACTCCAGACCGCCCTCCCTGGCACCGCACCGCACGTGTTAATGCAAAATTTAACAGCCGGACTACAGTCGCCACATGCAATTCGCGCTAACCGTCCACTGCACGCTTTTTGGAATCTATTTCggattccaaaaaaatacagaaaaacattcataaattttaaaataatattttatgggaccctgtaCAAAATCAGTTGtaacggatatcggtagatatgttttttgaatttataggaCCAAACTACAAAACTAAACAGTTTCGTTCCTACGAATTCCGAAAAATATACCTACCAATTTtcgttggaactgattttttacagggtccagtaaaatattattttacaatttataaatatttttatgtatttttttgggcccGGAATGGACCCTAAAAGGTGTGCGGTGGACCGGTCACCGCATTCCATGCGGTGACCCTAGACCTTCTGAAAATCTAAACGAGCCAGACAGCTGAATGTAACTAAAAGTTTACCGTATTTTTCTTCCTCtattttacttttaattttGGAGTATCAAATTtttccaaactctaaaaagaaCAATGAGTCTTTctaaaattctttaaaaaataaaaaaagtgaggataaattacaaaaattttcCTAAATGTATCACATCTATTCTCCATGTTGAAGATATAAAGGTGGATTAAAGATGCTCTTAGTagtactaatttttttgtatgagAAGGTGCAGGCATACGTGTTTGGAAGCATGGGAATTAGAGTACATGTTTTCATATGTTACTTATCCATAGACATTGGGGTTGGAAAATACTACTATAATGGGAGCTAAGACTTAATAAGACCCCGtttcagaaattttcttaaaaaataagcagtttattttacattttcaaattcaaaaataaagtaaatgaaaaatttttttttaatttttttttgcatcatataaaaaatctcattgagatctttcaaacaaaatccatattgcatatttttagatttcaattaacccataatttttgagcttgaaattgtcttattaaaaaataaggacttattttcgATTCCGGAATGGAGCCTAAGTTGTTAAGTTTAGTTATTTCAATGTAAATTCTTTAATTATTTCACCGTGGATGTTCTAAGATCCCGTGCCACCGGTCCATGTTTTAAAGGGCTGAAGGCACTAAGGGTCCGTTCCAGAAcgttttttttgacaaaaatgagaagattgtattgataaacgtccagtggcacttacaaaacggagatcattacaaagaatttggacaaagccaaattaatcgtctaacaaatagaaaacaagtaaatcacaaggcaatcgataTCTTTTCATCCTAACCCAGACATGGCCTGACGCAATAGCGACACTTTTAAATTGCCTAACaactaattaggagtctcaaacgagaaaaagtgtaaagttaaggacaaaagacatCAAATACCCAaacgatcagatgcactccagCCAAGTATGGacgcaccaatgaactcccaagaactACAGATCTACCGAGCCGCCACGGGTTGCCTCGCCAAAGACATCATGTAGGGATAAAATGCTGAAATATAGATATCGTTGTGAAACAACCTCGATTGAAAGAACTTGATCTAtagacaaaattcgtccaaagacgaaactaataacTCTCGTTGAACGAGAGAtaaaactctcacagatcagaCAACAAGTCGTAGATCTGGAGAGAcagaatgaaaaaaaacaaaaacaaaaacaaagaaatggagTCGATAGTACCATGGCCTCCCCCTCCCGTCGCCGCACACGGGTATGGAACTCAcgggggggaggggaagggagaagatcGAGAAGatgtggtggctagggttgagagagaggaagagagagatagggttgAGAGCCTTGTGTCGTCCGTTCTAGAAcattaaaaaaacccttattttttaagaaggcaatttcaaactcaaaaattatggacttattgaaatctaaaaatatgtaatatgaattttgtttggaagatctcatcgagatcttttatacgatgcaaaaaaaatttaaaaaatatttttcatttacattatttttgagtttaaaaatatgaaataagctgcttattttttaaaattttttttggaacgggACCTAAATACTTCCTTGTGAGTCATGAGAGAGTGAGACGCACACATTTAGATGAAAGCAGGGAGtatttttgaagagaataatGAGAAGGTTAAAAGTAcggaaaatgacagccaataacgtgttttgataattcaTACTTCTgttaaggatattttcagcattaacaaatgttctcaataTATTCTTagcgaatattaattatcaaaacacgttttgAACCGTCATTTTCTCTTAAAAGTAAGGGCGTTGGAGTACAGTAGTATACACACATGGCGGGCTGCATGGCGGGGCAGGAGATAATCCAGTCCACACAAATTCCCGGCACGTAGTGGAAATAGTTTTGGCCCATATCATATCAGCAGGCCGTCGTCATGGGATTCGAATTCCCCTTCAACCCCTTCTGCTCCAGGATCGGACAAGTCAGGAGTGCCGCCACCATCACGTGTCCCACTTTTTAATGGTTCCATAATACGAATATTCAATTTAATACTCTCTcctcatttcaaaaaaatttaatactctctccgtctcaatTTTTTATTCTCTTGTTTGGAGAGAATTTGTGTTACTTCTCAATTGACTTGTAATCTATAAgggttttaaatattttaaaaaactttgtttaatagtattaatcgagatctatcaatcAAAATTCATATTATATGTATAAAGTATTACTAATTGCCAAATATAACCAATGTACTATCGGTTAGGATGGAACGAGGGACTACAAAATGAGGATGAAGGGAGTAATTGTTAGTTGAATTCTGACCACTTAAATGTAAAATATCTGTAAATAGTGAAggaaattactttttttcttttattttatgtgtAGTTTCTATTGTCATTTACGGACTCcaggaaaaattaaatttcgttaattgatcattgaaattcgaccATGTAACTAAAATAATAGGAGTAAAGATTGAAATTTGTGGATTTCGGAAAAGTTACATTTGGATAAGTTAAATTCCGACCACtttaatataaaataatagTAAAActtgtcatatatatatatgtggacCTCAAAAATGTTAATTTGTTCGATTGTTATTTGAATTCAGACCAcgtaaatataaaataataaaaaaaatttagtagcaTTAATAAGTGGATTTCGTTGGACCcacaataataaaaatataatatgTTATGCATCGGTATTTGCGGACTTCAAAAATTGTTACTCCCTGTCCCAAATTGCTTGCCAGTTACGAAAAATCGTGTAATTTTATTAACGGACTCTAGGAAAATTTAAATTTCGTTAATTGTTAGTTGAATTTCGACCATGTAACTAAAATAATAGTAAGGATTGCAATTTGTAGATTTCAAAAAAGTTACATTTGCATAATTGTCAGTTAAATTCTAACCACTTCAATGTAAAATAATAGTAAAACTCACCATTTGTGGACCTCAAAAATGTTAATTTATTCAATTGTTATTTGTATTTTGACCAtgtaaatataaaataataattaaaatatttattagCATTAATAAGTGGATTTCGTGGGACCCACAATAATAAaaatgtactccctccatccctaatATGTTATGCATCGGTATTTGTGGACTTCGAAAATggttactccctccatccctaatAGTCCGCCCCTTACAAAAAGTCatgcaattttttgtttaaaaaataaagtattttcaAGCATCATTCTTTGCACCAAAAGCTCTTTCCTATGGTGCAaagaaattaactaaaaaataatgcatggaagtattttattttttgatcttaaAATTACACGTCTTTTTGTGGGGGTCCAGCAATTTGGGACAGATgagtaattaaaaaaacttaatgTTGGTTGCGGGCCAACATCCTGTCCACGCGAGTCGAACCATAGGGCTTAGGGCCTGCTACGTTTTAGTATAAGAAAATATAGTTGTGCATTTACCACTACTTACGAATTTTGATAAGATGGTAAGCGTTTGATCATAACACTTAATAGTACTACTAATGAAGTGGTGTCTTTTAGGTTCGCCTCGAGTGACGCCCCACCACAGTTCGTTTCGTAAGTGTACGCAGCTTGGTAAAGATTAGTAAAGTTATTTATTGGCTCAAAATTTTGTTATATCCAAcgagtaaaaataaaataaaaaccataATCTTTACTTATGGCCAAAGCTAAAGGTGGGTTTGCGAAAGTCGTCACTAATATAGTCCTTTTCCATGCCACCATCATCTTTGGAATAATTGGGTGTTCTGTGTTTtaaccaaatttatttatttttcgtatGGAGAATTGTATCGTAATTATTCATGCGGACAACACAAACCTCATGTGAAAGATTTCTTATCAAGGTGATTTTATATCTTCTTGTTTGGCTTTTTTGGGGCTCAGAATATAtgctagttttatttttttgattcggAATATATACTAGTTCGCCCTTAAGCATTATAGCTTGAAGCCTtggagttttgttttttttttgtttttttgggtcaaaatgttAGGAGATTTCATTGATATGAGATACACATACAACCAATGAGGGTTAACTATCCCAAACAAAGACAATAATGATCAGGAGGCCTAAATTCGCAAGCTTATAACTCTAGAACCTCACAAACCAACACGACGATCCCTTGATCATTAGCTAGCTTCTGACAATCGGATTCCAAAACCAATGAATGAAACCCCAACAAAACCACCAAACTAGGGGAAACTCAGCCCGAGAGAAAGACTAAGGGCAAACAAGcgaagagaaaaatagaaaaacacaagaaaacaaatcGAAAAGCACTagaaataaaacctcacaaGCAACATGTACCCACCTAACCAATCAAGCACTCCTACTCAAGCGAACCAAGCAAGCACAAGAACAGACTCTGACAACCACATCTGCAAGCTAATCCACAAATTCGAGACGCACCTCAGTGACGGAACACCGACGACTACGTGATGGattgtcacgaccctgacccgccccttgaggtcttaatcatgacaaatgccagtgatttctcactaaggccaaatcacaaatcaaatatcatctaAGCAAACGATCATCAAAAGGGGCTAAACATAACAACGGaagcaaaagttaacttttattgataacaaaccAAAATCTTACATAggtttacaaaccaaaaggatAAACCTCTCAAAGCTGTGCTTACCTACAAATTTACAAACTAAACAAATCATACACAAAGCTAAGTGACCATGAAGCATAACTTCCTTTTCCAAATATACAACACATCTCAAAAGTAAACACTCTACCACACTACGCGTCGCTTCCtaaaaggtggaaaagaaaatacataagccaaagctcgtgtgaatgattaatacttgactcacatgccttccatggacaatgcaaaataatttgataatatttcaaaacaaagaactcaaaaccataagtcaaatataatgcacattccgctattcaaaattcaaaagctaccggGC contains the following coding sequences:
- the LOC131334569 gene encoding uncharacterized protein At1g01500 isoform X1, with the translated sequence MDNQDTEDSSITMYNIKKPNLKIYRLVNGPNPLHPSGWFEIRLFYVRIAPCAAVESVPNHLTLRHLRREIGVSLEINGTRVPASETASLTLRRDRIDSLSSEVTYVSTDSVKVTGAVEFEVYEEEDMVLCGSIERMEAAWSNGCVANDSRSGWSMDCYMAAAVAGGGSAFFRPRLSSFGGSSGPSFEVYVAGCCSGMPVILTKTIQVSPRRKPGRNGTTLDAIPEDDEVEKEQKGSSDGLMRQRKVQITEAEVDDYELDGKIGSSYYPEDVYAGEDGQLSWFNAGVRVGVGIGLGMCLGVGIGVGLMMRSYQATTRNFRRRFF
- the LOC131334569 gene encoding uncharacterized protein At1g01500 isoform X2, yielding MDNQDTEDSSITMYNIKKPNLKIYRLVNGPNPLHPSGWFEIRLFYVRIAPCAAVESVPNHLTLRHLRREIGVSLEINGTRVPASETASLTLRRDRIDSLSSEVTYVSTDSVKVTGAVEFEVYEEEDMVLCGSIERMEAAWSNGCVANDSRSGWSMDCYMAAAVAGGGSAFFRPRLSSFGGSSGPSFEVYVAGCCSGMPVILTKTIQVSPRRKPGRNGTTLDAIPEDDEVEKEQKGSSDGLMRQRKVQKTATSEGGVKAGS